The Candidatus Latescibacter sp. nucleotide sequence AGATGCCGAAACAAGTTCGGCATGACGTCATCCTGAACTCGTTTCAGGATCTAAATGGTAAAAAAATCACCTTTTTCACAAGCCTATTATACTTATCGTATTTTCCCGCCGGTGAAAAACCCGATAATAATGGTTATGATGATATCAAAAATTCCTATATAAGCGGCAAAAAAGATAGAGACAATAATCACCAGGATAGTAGAGCCTCTGAGTTCAAGCCAGGTCGGCCACG carries:
- the secE gene encoding preprotein translocase subunit SecE; this translates as MAKYVEETKRFLKEVRVEMSKVTWPTWLELRGSTILVIIVSIFFAAYIGIFDIIITIIIGFFTGGKIR